One genomic segment of Streptomyces liangshanensis includes these proteins:
- a CDS encoding monovalent cation/H+ antiporter complex subunit F produces MNGWLLAAIVLLLGGTGPAILGVATGPVRRRVVAQNTGTLTACLVLLLLAQGYGRSAYLDSALVLAVLGPAGTLIYARLFAEELIADPPRGRSGDLLAVVAATAVVVPLCVVTDPGRATVKLLVIGALLVAGNLISSRALRHSPPAVPQSAEGAAGHG; encoded by the coding sequence GTGAACGGCTGGCTCCTCGCCGCGATCGTCCTGCTCCTCGGCGGAACGGGCCCCGCGATCCTCGGCGTGGCCACCGGACCGGTCCGGCGCCGGGTCGTCGCCCAGAACACCGGCACCCTCACCGCCTGCCTCGTGCTGCTCCTGCTCGCCCAGGGGTACGGGCGGTCCGCCTACCTCGACTCCGCGCTGGTCCTCGCCGTGCTCGGCCCGGCCGGCACGCTGATCTACGCACGGCTCTTCGCGGAGGAACTGATCGCCGACCCGCCGCGCGGCCGCTCCGGCGACCTCCTCGCCGTCGTCGCGGCCACCGCCGTCGTCGTCCCCCTGTGCGTGGTCACCGACCCCGGCCGGGCCACCGTGAAACTCCTCGTGATCGGGGCGCTCCTGGTGGCGGGCAACCTGATCTCCTCCCGGGCCCTGCGGCACAGCCCCCCGGCCGTGCCGCAGAGCGCCGAAGGGGCCGCCGGCCATGGATGA
- a CDS encoding TetR/AcrR family transcriptional regulator — protein MKDGAEARSQALDAAEELFYGRGIQSVGMDDIRGASGVSLKRLYQLFPAKEQLVEAYLERRDVTWRRRLADRVDRESDPRRRVLAVFDHLHTWFGEPGFRGCAWINSYGELGATSARVAAQVRTHKTAFLRYLEELAADAGLPAASAGHLLLLAEGAMVTAGIFGTPEPALRAREAAALLMAAADR, from the coding sequence GTGAAGGACGGGGCCGAGGCCAGGTCGCAGGCGCTGGACGCCGCGGAGGAGCTGTTCTACGGCCGGGGCATCCAGAGCGTCGGCATGGACGACATCCGGGGCGCGTCCGGGGTGTCGCTCAAGCGGCTCTACCAACTCTTCCCCGCCAAGGAGCAGTTGGTGGAGGCCTACCTGGAGCGGCGGGACGTCACCTGGCGGCGGCGGCTCGCCGACCGGGTGGACCGGGAGAGCGACCCCCGGAGGCGGGTCCTGGCGGTCTTCGACCACCTCCACACGTGGTTCGGCGAGCCCGGCTTCCGCGGCTGCGCCTGGATCAACTCGTACGGGGAGCTGGGCGCCACCTCCGCCCGCGTGGCCGCCCAGGTCCGTACCCACAAGACGGCCTTCCTGCGCTACCTGGAGGAACTGGCGGCCGACGCGGGACTGCCCGCCGCCTCGGCCGGCCATCTCCTGCTCCTCGCCGAGGGCGCCATGGTGACCGCCGGCATCTTCGGGACCCCCGAACCCGCCCTCCGCGCGCGGGAGGCGGCGGCTCTGCTGATGGCGGCGGCGGACCGCTGA
- a CDS encoding sensor histidine kinase, producing the protein MGRGRRGRLRIYLGAAPGVGKTYAMLSEAHRRVERGTDCVVALVEHHGRPRTEVMLHGLEEIRRRELEYRGTVFTEMDVDAVLERDPAVALVDEMAHSNVPGSRNGKRWQDIEQLLDAGIDVVSTVNIQHLESLGDVVESITGVRQRETVPDEVVRRADQIELVDMSPQALRRRMAHGNIYQPDKLDAALSNYFRPGNLTALRELALLWVADRVDEYLQVYRGEHNIRSTWQARERIVVGITGGPEGRTLIRRAARLAEKGAGGEVLAVYIARSDGLTSASPKELAVQRTLAEDLGGTFHHVVGDDVPHALLDFARGVNATQIVLGSSRRKTWQYVFGPGVGTTVARESGPDLDVHIVTHGEVAKGRGLPAARGARLGRSRIIWGWLAGVAGPVLLTLLLNQVAPEVGLANDMLLFLALTVAAALLGGLLPALASAAFGSLLLNYYFTPPLHQLTVANPKNIVAIVIFVAVAVSVASVVDLAARRTHQAARLRAESEILSFLAGSVLRGETTLDALLERVRETFAMESVALLERESEVAPWTCAGRVGTTRRVDRPEDADVDMPVGDHMALALSGRVLPAEDRRVLAAFAAQSAVVLDRQRLVGEAEHARALAEGNRIRTALLAAVSHDLRTPLAGIKAAVTSLRSDDVEWSEEDRAELLEGIEDGADRLDHLVGNLLDMSRLQTGTVTPLIREIDLDEVVPVALGGVPDGSVVLDVPEDLPMVAVDPGLLERAVANIVENAVKYSPDGVRVLITAGTIAGRVELRVVDRGPGVPDDGKDRIFEPFQRYGDAPRGAGVGLGLAVARGFAEAMGGTLAAEDTPGGGMTMVLTLRPAADHRPALPDLPATAVS; encoded by the coding sequence ATGGGACGTGGCAGACGCGGCAGGCTGAGGATCTATCTGGGGGCGGCGCCGGGGGTCGGCAAGACGTACGCGATGCTCTCCGAGGCCCACCGCCGGGTCGAGCGCGGCACGGACTGCGTGGTGGCCCTGGTCGAGCACCACGGCCGGCCGCGCACGGAGGTCATGCTGCACGGCCTGGAGGAGATCCGCAGGCGGGAGCTGGAGTACCGGGGCACGGTCTTCACCGAGATGGACGTGGACGCGGTCCTGGAGCGCGACCCGGCGGTCGCGTTGGTCGACGAGATGGCGCACTCCAACGTGCCCGGCTCCCGCAACGGCAAGCGCTGGCAGGACATCGAGCAGCTGCTCGACGCGGGCATCGACGTGGTGTCGACCGTCAACATCCAGCACCTGGAGTCGCTGGGGGACGTGGTCGAGTCGATCACGGGCGTCCGGCAGCGGGAGACCGTGCCGGACGAGGTGGTGCGGCGCGCGGACCAGATCGAGCTGGTCGACATGTCGCCGCAGGCGCTGCGGCGGCGCATGGCGCACGGCAACATCTACCAGCCAGACAAACTCGACGCGGCGCTCTCGAACTACTTCCGCCCCGGGAACCTGACGGCGCTGCGCGAGCTGGCGCTGCTCTGGGTCGCCGACCGGGTGGACGAGTACCTCCAGGTGTACCGGGGCGAGCACAACATCCGCTCCACCTGGCAGGCCCGCGAACGCATCGTCGTGGGGATCACGGGCGGGCCCGAGGGCCGTACGCTCATCCGCCGGGCGGCCCGCCTCGCCGAGAAGGGGGCGGGCGGCGAGGTCCTCGCCGTGTACATCGCCCGCAGCGACGGCCTGACCTCCGCGTCCCCCAAGGAACTGGCGGTCCAGCGGACCCTGGCCGAGGATCTCGGCGGCACCTTCCACCACGTCGTCGGGGACGACGTGCCGCACGCGCTGCTCGACTTCGCGCGCGGGGTCAACGCCACGCAGATCGTGCTGGGTTCCAGCCGCCGCAAGACCTGGCAGTACGTCTTCGGCCCGGGCGTCGGCACGACCGTGGCCCGTGAGTCCGGTCCCGACCTGGACGTGCACATCGTCACCCACGGCGAGGTGGCGAAGGGCCGCGGGCTGCCGGCCGCCCGCGGGGCGCGCCTGGGGCGTTCCCGGATCATCTGGGGATGGCTGGCGGGCGTGGCCGGCCCGGTCCTGCTCACCCTGCTGCTCAACCAGGTGGCGCCGGAGGTGGGCCTCGCCAACGACATGCTGCTGTTCCTCGCCCTGACCGTGGCGGCGGCCCTGCTGGGCGGGCTGCTCCCGGCCCTGGCCTCGGCCGCCTTCGGATCGCTGCTGCTCAACTACTACTTCACCCCGCCCCTGCACCAGCTCACCGTCGCCAACCCGAAGAACATCGTCGCCATCGTGATCTTCGTGGCGGTCGCGGTGTCGGTGGCGTCGGTGGTGGACCTGGCGGCGCGTCGTACGCATCAGGCGGCGCGGTTGCGGGCGGAGTCGGAGATCCTTTCCTTCCTGGCGGGCAGTGTGCTGCGGGGCGAGACGACGCTGGACGCGCTGCTGGAGCGGGTGCGTGAGACCTTCGCCATGGAGTCCGTGGCCCTGCTGGAGCGGGAGAGCGAGGTCGCCCCGTGGACCTGCGCGGGCAGGGTGGGCACCACCCGCCGCGTCGACCGCCCGGAGGACGCCGACGTGGACATGCCGGTGGGGGATCACATGGCGTTGGCGTTGTCGGGGCGGGTGTTGCCGGCGGAGGACCGGCGGGTGCTGGCGGCTTTCGCGGCGCAGTCGGCGGTGGTGCTGGACCGGCAGCGGCTGGTGGGGGAGGCGGAGCACGCGCGGGCGCTCGCGGAGGGCAACCGGATCCGTACGGCTCTGCTCGCGGCGGTCAGCCATGACCTGCGGACCCCGCTGGCGGGCATCAAGGCGGCGGTCACCTCGCTGCGGTCCGACGACGTCGAGTGGTCCGAGGAGGATCGGGCGGAGCTGCTGGAGGGCATCGAGGACGGCGCCGACCGGCTCGATCACCTGGTCGGGAACCTGCTGGACATGTCCCGTCTCCAGACCGGGACGGTCACCCCGCTGATACGGGAGATCGACCTCGACGAGGTCGTGCCGGTGGCGCTGGGCGGCGTACCGGACGGGAGTGTGGTCCTGGACGTGCCGGAGGATCTGCCGATGGTCGCCGTCGACCCGGGCCTCCTGGAGCGCGCGGTCGCCAACATCGTCGAGAACGCCGTCAAGTACAGCCCCGACGGCGTACGGGTGCTGATCACGGCCGGGACCATCGCCGGACGGGTCGAGCTGCGGGTGGTGGACCGGGGGCCCGGGGTCCCCGACGACGGGAAGGACCGGATCTTCGAACCCTTCCAGCGGTACGGGGACGCCCCGCGCGGCGCCGGGGTCGGCCTCGGGCTCGCGGTCGCCCGCGGCTTCGCCGAGGCCATGGGCGGCACCCTCGCCGCCGAGGACACCCCCGGCGGCGGCATGACCATGGTCCTCACCCTGCGCCCCGCCGCGGACCACCGGCCGGCCCTTCCCGATCTCCCGGCGACCGCGGTGTCCTGA
- a CDS encoding universal stress protein, with amino-acid sequence MHPSGMPPSGDRRVVVGVTGSLGSLAALHRAAAEARRTGGQLWAVLAWDPPPAEFTQHGYLPSVPLLEACRRAAGLELASALRTAFGNAGPGVPMDGLVSRGAPGRALVEIASREDDLLVVGTGHRGRLHRALFPSVARYCVAHAACPVLTVPPPSMLRELEAASRRNALRLPLDARELDGGRISEM; translated from the coding sequence ATGCACCCATCGGGTATGCCCCCGTCGGGCGACCGGCGTGTGGTGGTGGGGGTGACCGGGTCGCTGGGCAGTCTCGCGGCCCTGCACCGGGCGGCGGCCGAGGCCCGCAGGACGGGCGGGCAGCTGTGGGCGGTGCTCGCCTGGGACCCGCCGCCGGCCGAGTTCACGCAGCACGGCTACCTGCCGTCCGTACCGCTGCTGGAGGCGTGCCGCCGCGCCGCGGGCCTGGAACTGGCCTCGGCCCTGCGGACCGCCTTCGGGAACGCGGGTCCCGGCGTGCCGATGGACGGGCTGGTCAGCCGGGGCGCCCCCGGCCGGGCGCTGGTCGAGATCGCGTCGCGCGAGGACGACCTGCTGGTGGTCGGTACGGGGCACCGGGGCCGGCTCCACCGGGCGCTGTTCCCCTCGGTGGCGCGGTACTGCGTCGCCCACGCCGCCTGCCCGGTGCTGACGGTGCCGCCCCCGTCGATGCTGCGCGAGCTGGAGGCGGCGAGCAGGCGCAACGCCCTGCGGCTGCCGCTGGACGCACGGGAGCTGGACGGCGGCCGGATCTCCGAGATGTGA
- a CDS encoding Na(+)/H(+) antiporter subunit B, with protein sequence MDDVLVVVALLLVAVSATAAVVVRDPARQALVLSQLGLTLALLFTVLQAPDVALSQLAVGSALTPLLLLLSVRKVRRRGLPPPGEPAPSGTPAREERA encoded by the coding sequence ATGGATGACGTACTGGTCGTCGTCGCTCTCCTGCTCGTCGCCGTCTCCGCCACCGCGGCCGTCGTCGTCCGCGATCCCGCGCGCCAGGCCCTCGTCCTGTCCCAGCTCGGACTCACCCTCGCCCTGCTGTTCACCGTCCTCCAGGCCCCCGACGTGGCGCTGTCCCAACTCGCCGTCGGCTCGGCGCTCACCCCGCTCCTGCTGCTCCTGTCCGTACGCAAGGTGCGGCGCCGCGGCCTCCCGCCCCCCGGGGAGCCGGCGCCGTCCGGGACACCGGCCCGCGAGGAGCGGGCGTGA
- a CDS encoding DUF6479 family protein, protein MNPPHTYHASPVHAADLVDLAASGVGTKVIAFVVGLVVVIILLGGFWYGARLRSRMGPPPKPSEQPVKPDHQAHIEENTDPSDRFPGHGERLYPHQLGGHGEEAYRPPSDDEPEPDDAGRRGGEEPPRR, encoded by the coding sequence ATGAACCCACCGCACACGTACCATGCGAGCCCCGTCCACGCCGCCGACCTCGTCGACCTGGCGGCCAGCGGGGTGGGGACCAAGGTCATCGCGTTCGTGGTGGGCCTGGTCGTCGTGATCATCCTTCTGGGCGGCTTCTGGTACGGGGCGCGGCTGCGCTCCCGGATGGGGCCGCCGCCGAAGCCGTCGGAACAGCCGGTGAAGCCGGACCACCAGGCCCACATCGAGGAGAACACCGACCCCTCCGACCGGTTCCCCGGCCACGGCGAGCGGCTGTACCCGCATCAGCTCGGCGGGCACGGCGAGGAGGCCTACCGGCCGCCGTCCGACGACGAGCCGGAGCCGGACGACGCGGGCCGGCGCGGCGGCGAGGAGCCGCCGCGCCGCTGA
- a CDS encoding GNAT family N-acetyltransferase encodes MEDLVTERLVLHPLSVMEAERVAAGEPDGEDRWAPGYPADGDMVGARRFLTTCAITGDPQPFGAYEIRRREDGRAVGGLGFHGAPDEDRAVTIGYGLIPSAQGRGYASEALRELLRFARSRGITRVDGDADHDNVASHRVMGAAGMRLVSEDAELRYFRITWPEVS; translated from the coding sequence ATGGAGGATCTGGTGACGGAGCGGCTCGTACTGCATCCGTTGAGTGTCATGGAGGCCGAGCGGGTGGCGGCGGGGGAACCGGACGGCGAGGACCGGTGGGCGCCCGGCTATCCCGCCGACGGGGACATGGTCGGCGCCCGGCGTTTCCTGACGACCTGCGCGATCACCGGGGACCCGCAGCCGTTCGGCGCGTACGAGATCCGCCGCCGCGAGGACGGCCGGGCGGTGGGCGGCCTCGGCTTCCACGGGGCCCCCGACGAGGACCGCGCGGTCACGATCGGCTACGGCCTGATCCCCTCGGCGCAGGGCCGGGGGTACGCCTCCGAGGCGCTGCGGGAACTGCTGCGTTTCGCGCGGTCCCGGGGCATCACGCGGGTGGACGGCGACGCGGACCACGACAACGTGGCGTCCCACCGCGTGATGGGGGCGGCCGGGATGCGGCTGGTGTCGGAGGACGCGGAGCTGCGGTACTTCCGGATCACCTGGCCCGAGGTCTCCTGA
- a CDS encoding DUF1348 family protein, translating into MTTRPPLPPFTPDTARQKVQAAEDAWNTRDPERVSLAYTEDSQWRNRDTFVTGRAAIVELLTAKWARELDYALRKELWAFDGNHIAVRFQYESHDAAGQWWRSYGNELWEFDENGLMARREASINDVAIDESERRIFGPRPESDRGVPFPLR; encoded by the coding sequence ATGACCACTCGTCCGCCGCTTCCCCCCTTCACCCCCGACACCGCCCGGCAGAAGGTCCAGGCGGCCGAGGACGCGTGGAACACCCGCGATCCGGAGCGGGTCTCGCTGGCCTACACCGAGGACTCGCAATGGCGTAACCGCGACACGTTCGTCACCGGGCGGGCCGCCATCGTGGAGCTGCTGACGGCGAAGTGGGCGCGGGAGCTGGACTACGCGCTGCGCAAGGAGCTGTGGGCGTTCGACGGTAATCACATCGCGGTGCGTTTCCAGTACGAGAGCCATGACGCGGCCGGCCAGTGGTGGCGCAGTTACGGCAACGAGCTGTGGGAGTTCGACGAGAACGGCCTCATGGCGCGCCGGGAGGCCAGCATCAACGACGTGGCCATCGACGAGAGCGAACGCCGGATCTTCGGCCCCCGCCCCGAGTCCGACCGGGGAGTGCCGTTCCCGCTGCGCTAG
- a CDS encoding MnhB domain-containing protein has product MSRRLRMWVLALGTAGVAVLLVVAYLELPGFGGDSHPYGDRAVSAALAHRTANVISSVNFDQRGFDTLGEESILFAAVLGTVVLLRQTRDERQVEPAPAPVAAFVRRYAVHALPVTLLVGLYVVAHGQLSPGGGFQGGVVVATALHLLYIAVDYRALERVRPLWLFTLGDAVGEASYALLGIAGLLWGTAFLADFVPLGTFNTLSSGGTVPLLNAAIGIEVACAVVVLLARFLDQAVEIEKAR; this is encoded by the coding sequence GTGAGCCGCCGGCTGCGGATGTGGGTGCTGGCCCTCGGCACCGCCGGCGTCGCCGTGCTCCTCGTCGTCGCGTACCTGGAACTCCCCGGCTTCGGCGGCGACTCCCACCCCTACGGCGACCGCGCCGTGAGCGCCGCGCTGGCCCACCGCACCGCGAACGTCATCTCCTCCGTCAACTTCGACCAGCGCGGCTTCGACACGCTGGGGGAGGAGAGCATCCTCTTCGCCGCCGTCCTCGGCACGGTCGTCCTGCTGCGCCAGACCCGCGACGAACGGCAGGTCGAACCCGCCCCCGCCCCGGTGGCCGCCTTCGTCCGCCGCTACGCGGTCCACGCGCTGCCCGTCACCCTCCTCGTCGGCCTGTACGTCGTCGCCCACGGCCAGCTCAGCCCCGGCGGCGGCTTCCAGGGCGGCGTGGTCGTCGCGACCGCGCTGCACCTGCTCTACATCGCCGTCGACTACCGCGCCCTCGAACGGGTCAGGCCCCTCTGGCTGTTCACCCTCGGCGACGCCGTCGGCGAGGCGTCCTACGCCCTGCTGGGCATCGCCGGACTCCTCTGGGGAACGGCGTTCCTCGCCGACTTCGTACCGCTGGGCACCTTCAACACCCTGTCCTCCGGCGGGACCGTCCCGCTCCTGAACGCGGCCATCGGCATCGAGGTCGCCTGCGCGGTCGTCGTCCTGCTCGCCCGCTTCCTGGACCAGGCCGTCGAGATCGAAAAGGCGCGGTGA
- a CDS encoding sodium:proton antiporter encodes MSVFPYLVAAWIFLVGCYGLATSRNLLHAVGCLAVCQSSTYVLLLAVGFRDGGTAPVFSDLTPGSRPVVDPVVQALALTDVVVGATLTALLLALVIQVSKRHGTVDPDELSELRG; translated from the coding sequence ATGTCCGTGTTCCCCTACCTGGTCGCCGCGTGGATCTTCCTCGTCGGCTGCTACGGGCTCGCCACCAGCCGCAATCTCCTGCACGCCGTGGGCTGCCTCGCCGTGTGCCAGTCGTCCACCTACGTCCTGCTGCTCGCCGTCGGCTTCCGCGACGGCGGCACCGCCCCCGTGTTCTCCGACCTGACACCCGGCTCCCGCCCGGTCGTCGACCCCGTCGTCCAGGCCCTCGCGCTCACGGACGTCGTCGTCGGCGCCACCCTCACCGCGCTGCTGCTCGCCCTGGTCATCCAGGTGTCCAAGCGGCACGGCACGGTCGACCCCGACGAACTGTCCGAGCTGCGCGGGTGA
- the ppk2 gene encoding polyphosphate kinase 2: protein MTGTESGRPQDDRPLLDGLTVDDRRPEQPVLLDGQGRAVRTWRENYPYDRKVRRGEYDRSKRLLQIEMLKLQRWVKETGQRVVVVCEGRDAAGKGGTIQRFTERLNPRGARVVALEKPTEREAGQWYFQRYVAHLPSAGEIVFFDRSWYNRAGVERVMGFCTPAEYRQFLQQAPLFERMLTEDGVLLVKFWFSVSRTEQRTRFAIRQIDPVRQWKLSPTDLASLDLWDEYTAAKIDMFRATDTAAAPWTVVKNNDKKRGRLEAMRSLLWRFDYANKDDKVIGEPDPLIVGPADTLLEPGEESTDLSPTPLAHRIEGPGDHPEE from the coding sequence ATGACCGGTACGGAATCGGGTCGTCCGCAGGACGACCGGCCTCTGCTCGACGGCCTCACCGTGGACGACCGGCGCCCCGAGCAGCCGGTGCTGCTGGACGGCCAGGGGCGGGCCGTCCGGACATGGCGCGAGAACTACCCGTACGACCGCAAGGTGCGGCGGGGGGAGTACGACAGGTCCAAGCGGCTCCTCCAGATCGAGATGCTCAAGCTCCAGCGCTGGGTCAAGGAGACCGGCCAGCGGGTGGTCGTGGTGTGCGAGGGGCGGGACGCGGCCGGCAAGGGCGGCACGATCCAGCGCTTCACCGAGCGGCTCAACCCCCGCGGGGCCCGGGTCGTCGCCCTGGAGAAGCCGACCGAACGCGAGGCCGGCCAGTGGTACTTCCAGCGGTACGTCGCGCACCTCCCGTCCGCCGGGGAGATCGTCTTCTTCGACCGCTCCTGGTACAACCGGGCGGGCGTGGAGCGCGTCATGGGCTTCTGCACCCCCGCCGAGTACCGGCAGTTCCTCCAGCAGGCCCCGCTGTTCGAGCGGATGCTCACCGAGGACGGCGTCCTGCTGGTGAAGTTCTGGTTCTCGGTCTCCCGTACGGAACAGCGCACCCGGTTCGCGATCCGCCAGATCGATCCCGTACGGCAGTGGAAGCTGTCGCCGACCGACCTGGCCTCGCTGGACCTGTGGGACGAGTACACCGCCGCCAAGATCGACATGTTCCGGGCGACCGACACGGCGGCGGCGCCCTGGACGGTCGTCAAGAACAACGACAAGAAGCGCGGCCGGCTGGAGGCGATGCGCAGCCTGCTCTGGCGCTTCGACTACGCGAACAAGGACGACAAGGTGATCGGGGAGCCGGACCCGCTGATCGTGGGCCCGGCGGACACCCTGCTGGAGCCGGGGGAGGAGAGCACGGACCTCTCGCCCACCCCGCTCGCCCACCGCATCGAGGGACCGGGCGACCACCCGGAGGAATGA
- a CDS encoding complex I subunit 5 family protein has product MNQLLPLIVAAPLLGAALLVATGRRLRRIVAEAVGCAVAAATAGLAVYLLVSSSSRPLVEWVGGWTPRDGHSVGIVLVGDQVALGLASVISLLVVAVLAYSWRYFDEPPQQQTGTFPALVLLFQAGMCGFVLTGDLFNAFVFFELMSVVAYALTGYRVEEAKAVQGALTFGVVNSLGAYVTLTGLVLLYARTGELGMREIGRALDARGGPDALVLVAFAFVLTGLLVKAAAVPFHFWLPDAHAVAPTPVCMLLSGVMVELGVYGAGRVYWTVFAGPGGVAPSDAERALVTLGTASALVGAVMCWQQRHIKRLLAYSTVAHTGLFLVGLGLLAPDSTTGIALYVLAHAGVKAALFACAGILLDRYGSVDAHELHGRARRLPLVAGLFTAGGLALAGLPPFGTALGKALTEEAAGTPLTVLFVGVSALTGGAVLRVAAGVFGGWGPRPSGDDTYETGGERENPETSGTRGRVPDTMVAVPAVLLACALAVGVVPAVATHVGHAVDEALPGTASVVPEWTTTGVLLGLLSALLAAAVGTYAALHPPGATARDRTAPLRRLHSGHIGDYVAWLLVGMALLDALTFPGYLAS; this is encoded by the coding sequence GTGAACCAGCTCCTCCCACTGATCGTGGCCGCGCCGCTGCTGGGAGCGGCCCTCCTCGTCGCCACCGGCCGCCGGCTGCGCCGGATCGTGGCCGAGGCCGTGGGATGCGCCGTCGCCGCCGCCACCGCGGGCCTCGCCGTGTACCTCCTCGTGTCGTCCTCCTCCCGCCCGCTGGTCGAATGGGTCGGCGGGTGGACGCCGAGGGACGGACACAGCGTCGGGATCGTGCTCGTCGGGGACCAGGTGGCCCTCGGGCTGGCGAGCGTGATCTCCCTGCTCGTCGTCGCCGTACTGGCCTACTCCTGGCGGTACTTCGACGAGCCGCCCCAGCAACAGACCGGCACCTTCCCGGCGCTGGTGCTGCTCTTCCAGGCGGGCATGTGCGGCTTCGTCCTCACCGGCGACCTGTTCAACGCCTTCGTCTTCTTCGAGCTGATGAGCGTCGTCGCCTACGCCCTGACGGGCTACCGAGTCGAGGAGGCCAAGGCCGTGCAGGGCGCCCTCACCTTCGGCGTCGTCAACTCGCTCGGCGCGTACGTCACCCTCACCGGCCTCGTGCTCCTGTACGCGCGCACCGGCGAGCTGGGCATGCGGGAGATCGGCCGGGCGCTCGACGCCCGGGGCGGGCCCGACGCGCTGGTCCTCGTCGCCTTCGCGTTCGTCCTGACCGGACTGCTCGTCAAGGCCGCCGCCGTACCCTTCCACTTCTGGCTCCCCGACGCCCACGCCGTCGCGCCCACCCCGGTCTGCATGCTGCTGTCCGGCGTCATGGTCGAGCTGGGGGTGTACGGCGCGGGGCGCGTGTACTGGACCGTCTTCGCCGGGCCCGGCGGCGTGGCGCCCTCCGACGCCGAACGCGCCCTGGTCACCCTGGGCACCGCGTCCGCCCTGGTCGGCGCCGTCATGTGCTGGCAACAGCGCCACATCAAACGGCTGCTGGCCTACTCCACCGTCGCGCACACCGGCCTGTTCCTGGTCGGCCTCGGCCTCCTCGCCCCCGACTCCACGACCGGCATCGCCCTCTACGTCCTCGCCCACGCCGGGGTGAAGGCCGCCCTGTTCGCCTGCGCAGGCATCCTGCTCGACCGGTACGGCAGCGTCGACGCACACGAACTGCACGGCAGGGCCCGCCGCCTGCCACTGGTGGCCGGCCTGTTCACGGCGGGCGGCCTGGCCCTCGCCGGCCTGCCCCCGTTCGGCACGGCCCTGGGCAAGGCGCTCACCGAGGAGGCCGCCGGCACCCCGCTGACCGTCCTCTTCGTCGGCGTGTCGGCGCTCACCGGGGGCGCCGTCCTGCGCGTGGCGGCCGGTGTCTTCGGCGGCTGGGGACCCCGGCCTTCCGGCGACGACACCTACGAGACCGGCGGGGAGCGCGAGAATCCGGAGACCAGCGGGACCCGGGGACGCGTCCCCGACACCATGGTGGCGGTCCCGGCCGTCCTGCTCGCCTGCGCTCTGGCCGTGGGCGTCGTCCCGGCCGTCGCCACCCACGTCGGGCACGCCGTGGACGAGGCCCTGCCCGGTACGGCGTCGGTCGTGCCGGAGTGGACGACCACCGGCGTCCTGCTGGGCCTCCTCTCGGCCCTGCTCGCGGCCGCCGTCGGCACCTACGCGGCCCTCCACCCCCCGGGCGCCACCGCCCGCGACCGGACCGCGCCGCTGCGCCGCCTCCACTCCGGGCACATCGGGGACTACGTCGCCTGGCTGCTCGTGGGCATGGCCCTGCTCGACGCGCTCACCTTTCCCGGCTACCTCGCGAGCTGA